One stretch of Desulfocurvus vexinensis DSM 17965 DNA includes these proteins:
- a CDS encoding DEAD/DEAH box helicase has protein sequence MDSGEEKVVESLLQEFINFTVPEYIVEGAHAILAAGGVQKLSLNKREGYWDVEGQIEGDDFQSYSPELGLNLAGGAVNFYCNCPDSFSGVCRHVAATALKLYQTFEVKDEAAPVRPHADWRQTFRAYFSTEPDPEAGKHYLVYRFYPEHGRLQVAFFRARQNKSGLSNVQNEVTLAQIIENPDWCEMAPMLPTLARQIAHYLDYAGHRVEIPSGLHSWFFRAIRGEYYLFWQDTEQPVRIEVKTMRLRLSPVIADEGLSFDVMLSREGKVPFSIRGQEVFLYGRMPLWVCLKQTFYPVQTGLEPELIKSMVESAPVIPQEDISEFLDRVWTRLPASDLHGQEEFIERMKPIFVPAAYRPKLYLDEEGSLLTLRIQNIYDTEHGEASLPGPNPDLQTGSYQYGGKSYLILRDQGAEGELTQMLVDMHFQPRNNENWFLEPEEAIAFLLDAYPSLVAKYRVYGEKNLSRYKVRLTTPTIVAEVQTEEEQKWFNLELAVDYDGQRVDMDTIWEAWTSGKRYVQLKDGTYTSLPESWLEKLGHKLRAMGLDPAKPPKKEFQQFEAPVLDKILEDLPEARVDGFWEELRTKIHNFTAIRQLDAPKGLNASLRPYQAQGLSFLNFLREYGFGGILADEMGLGKTIQTLSFIQSMVERKMEGPNLIVVPTSVLPNWEREAEKFVPGLTRLTIYGSRRDNLFHHIGESHLVLTTYALLRHDLEELQKFEFNSIILDEAQNIKNPNTITARSVRKLDAKLRVCLSGTPIENNLFELWSLFEFLMPGFLGSQHSFQRGVVKPIKDGDEETLDFLRTRVKPFILRRTKSQVAKDLPPKIENVQYCALADEQLELYAKLAKKLKEQVLADVDEKGMAKSQMSILDALLKLRQICCHPRLLKLDMPGVSTNLPSGKFDAFKDMVTDIIEEGHKVLVFSQFVQMLHIIRSWLQISDIPFAYLDGASKDRFEQVDRFNQDPDIPIFLISLKAGGTGLNLTSADYVIHYDPWWNPAVESQATDRTHRIGQTRQVFSYKMICQNTVEEKILQLQDMKRGVAESIIPGQDSWKSLTRDDLEMLFEV, from the coding sequence ATGGACAGCGGAGAAGAGAAGGTCGTCGAGAGCCTTCTCCAGGAATTCATCAATTTTACCGTCCCCGAATACATCGTCGAGGGCGCCCACGCCATCCTCGCCGCAGGCGGGGTGCAGAAGCTTTCGCTCAACAAGCGCGAGGGCTACTGGGACGTGGAAGGCCAGATCGAGGGCGACGACTTCCAGTCGTACAGCCCCGAGCTGGGGCTGAACCTCGCCGGCGGCGCGGTGAACTTCTACTGCAACTGCCCGGACTCGTTCTCGGGGGTCTGCCGCCACGTCGCGGCCACGGCCCTCAAGCTCTACCAAACCTTCGAGGTCAAGGATGAGGCCGCGCCCGTGCGGCCCCACGCCGACTGGCGCCAGACCTTCCGCGCCTACTTCTCCACCGAGCCGGACCCCGAGGCGGGCAAGCACTATCTGGTCTACCGCTTCTACCCCGAGCACGGGCGCCTGCAGGTGGCCTTCTTCCGCGCCCGGCAGAACAAATCCGGCCTGTCCAACGTGCAAAACGAGGTCACCCTCGCCCAGATCATCGAGAACCCCGACTGGTGCGAAATGGCGCCCATGCTGCCGACCCTGGCCCGGCAGATCGCCCACTACCTCGACTATGCCGGGCACCGGGTGGAGATCCCCTCGGGCCTGCACTCCTGGTTCTTCCGCGCCATCCGCGGCGAATACTACCTCTTCTGGCAGGACACCGAGCAGCCCGTGCGCATCGAGGTCAAGACCATGCGCCTGCGGCTGTCGCCAGTCATCGCCGACGAGGGCCTGTCCTTCGACGTGATGCTCTCGCGCGAGGGCAAGGTGCCCTTCTCCATCCGCGGGCAGGAGGTCTTCCTCTACGGGCGCATGCCGCTGTGGGTCTGCCTGAAGCAGACCTTCTACCCGGTGCAGACGGGCCTTGAGCCCGAGCTGATCAAATCCATGGTCGAGTCCGCCCCGGTCATCCCCCAGGAGGACATCTCCGAGTTCCTGGACCGCGTCTGGACGCGCCTGCCCGCCTCGGACCTGCACGGGCAGGAGGAATTCATCGAGCGCATGAAGCCCATCTTCGTGCCCGCCGCCTACAGGCCCAAGCTCTACCTCGACGAGGAAGGCAGCCTGCTGACCCTGCGCATCCAGAACATCTACGACACCGAGCACGGCGAAGCCTCCCTGCCCGGCCCCAACCCCGACCTGCAGACCGGCAGCTACCAGTACGGCGGCAAGTCGTACCTCATCCTGCGCGACCAGGGGGCCGAGGGCGAGCTGACCCAGATGCTGGTGGACATGCACTTCCAGCCGCGCAACAACGAGAACTGGTTCCTGGAGCCCGAGGAGGCCATCGCCTTCCTGCTCGACGCGTACCCCTCCCTGGTGGCCAAATACCGCGTCTACGGCGAGAAGAACCTCTCGCGCTACAAGGTCCGCCTGACCACGCCGACCATCGTCGCCGAGGTGCAGACCGAGGAAGAGCAGAAATGGTTCAACCTCGAACTGGCCGTGGACTACGACGGCCAGCGCGTGGACATGGACACCATCTGGGAGGCATGGACCAGCGGCAAGCGCTACGTGCAGCTCAAGGACGGCACCTACACCAGCCTGCCCGAGTCCTGGCTGGAAAAGCTCGGCCACAAGCTGCGGGCCATGGGCCTGGACCCGGCCAAGCCGCCCAAGAAGGAGTTCCAGCAGTTCGAGGCCCCGGTGCTGGACAAGATCCTCGAAGACCTGCCCGAGGCCCGGGTGGACGGCTTCTGGGAAGAGCTGCGCACCAAGATCCACAACTTCACGGCCATCCGCCAGCTCGACGCGCCCAAGGGCCTGAACGCCAGCCTGCGGCCCTATCAGGCCCAGGGCCTGTCGTTCTTGAACTTCCTGCGCGAGTACGGCTTCGGCGGCATCCTGGCCGACGAGATGGGCCTGGGCAAGACCATCCAGACCCTGTCGTTCATCCAATCCATGGTCGAGCGCAAGATGGAGGGCCCGAACCTCATCGTCGTGCCCACCTCAGTGCTGCCCAACTGGGAGCGCGAGGCCGAGAAGTTCGTGCCCGGCCTGACGCGGCTGACCATCTACGGCTCGCGGCGCGACAACCTCTTCCACCACATCGGCGAGTCGCACCTGGTGCTGACGACCTACGCCCTGTTGCGCCACGACCTGGAAGAGCTCCAGAAGTTCGAGTTCAACTCCATCATCCTGGACGAAGCCCAGAACATCAAGAACCCGAACACCATCACCGCGCGCAGCGTGCGCAAGCTCGACGCCAAGCTGCGCGTGTGCCTCTCGGGCACGCCCATCGAGAACAACCTCTTCGAGCTGTGGAGCCTGTTCGAGTTCCTCATGCCCGGGTTCCTGGGCTCGCAGCACTCCTTCCAGCGCGGCGTGGTCAAGCCCATCAAGGACGGCGACGAAGAGACCCTGGATTTCCTGCGCACGCGGGTCAAGCCGTTCATCCTGCGCCGCACCAAGAGCCAGGTGGCCAAGGACCTGCCGCCCAAGATCGAGAACGTGCAGTACTGCGCCCTGGCCGACGAGCAACTTGAACTCTACGCCAAGCTGGCCAAAAAGCTCAAGGAGCAGGTGCTGGCCGATGTGGACGAGAAGGGCATGGCCAAGAGCCAGATGTCCATCCTCGACGCGCTGCTCAAGCTGCGCCAGATCTGCTGCCACCCGCGCCTGCTCAAGCTCGACATGCCCGGGGTGTCCACCAACCTGCCCTCGGGCAAGTTCGACGCCTTCAAGGACATGGTCACGGACATCATCGAGGAAGGCCACAAGGTGCTGGTCTTCTCGCAGTTCGTGCAGATGCTGCACATCATCCGCTCCTGGTTGCAGATCAGCGACATCCCCTTCGCCTACCTCGACGGCGCCTCCAAGGACCGCTTCGAGCAGGTGGACCGCTTCAACCAGGACCCGGACATCCCCATCTTCCTGATCTCCCTCAAGGCGGGCGGCACGGGCCTGAACCTGACCAGCGCCGACTACGTGATCCACTACGACCCATGGTGGAACCCTGCCGTGGAATCCCAGGCCACGGACCGCACCCACCGCATCGGCCAGACGCGCCAGGTCTTCTCCTACAAGATGATCTGCCAGAACACGGTGGAGGAGAAGATCCTCCAGCTCCAGGACATGAAGCGCGGGGTGGCCGAGTCCATCATCCCCGGGCAGGACTCCTGGAAGTCCCTGACCCGCGACGACCTGGAGATGCTCTTCGAGGTCTAG
- a CDS encoding class I SAM-dependent methyltransferase: protein MKKRVATRFSRAAETYAGAAQAQAEAARACAAALPAGPCGLAVEIGAGGGLLTELARARCVWSRYVGLDLAPGMLARLALRGPHEAALVADGEAAPLRPGRADLLLSASAMQWYRDPWRSIPANLGLLAPGGAFALALFVEGTLAELARASAETGFGSVLPLRPAREYAAILGAAPGIAFQWREWESVQVAPTVREALAGLRRTGATATPAPRAHAPARWQAFARRYAELFAVPGGVRVTYRAVLLWGRREG, encoded by the coding sequence ATGAAGAAACGGGTTGCGACGCGTTTCAGCCGCGCGGCTGAGACCTACGCGGGGGCGGCCCAGGCCCAGGCCGAGGCGGCCCGGGCCTGCGCGGCGGCGCTGCCCGCCGGGCCCTGCGGCCTGGCCGTGGAAATCGGCGCCGGAGGCGGGCTGCTCACGGAGCTGGCCCGCGCGCGCTGCGTCTGGAGCCGCTACGTGGGCCTGGACCTCGCCCCGGGCATGCTGGCCCGGCTCGCGTTGCGCGGCCCGCACGAGGCGGCCCTGGTGGCCGACGGCGAGGCCGCGCCCCTGCGCCCGGGCCGGGCGGACCTGCTGCTCAGCGCCTCGGCCATGCAGTGGTACCGCGACCCGTGGCGCTCCATCCCCGCCAACCTGGGACTGCTGGCCCCGGGCGGGGCCTTCGCCCTGGCGCTGTTCGTGGAGGGCACCCTGGCCGAGTTGGCCCGGGCCAGCGCGGAGACGGGCTTCGGCTCCGTGTTGCCCCTGCGCCCGGCCCGGGAGTATGCGGCCATCCTCGGCGCCGCCCCGGGCATCGCCTTCCAGTGGCGCGAGTGGGAGAGCGTGCAGGTGGCGCCCACGGTGCGCGAGGCCCTGGCCGGGCTGCGCCGCACCGGCGCCACGGCCACCCCGGCCCCGCGCGCCCACGCCCCGGCCCGCTGGCAGGCCTTCGCCCGGCGCTACGCGGAGCTGTTCGCCGTGCCCGGCGGGGTGCGCGTGACGTACCGCGCCGTGCTGCTGTGGGGCCGCCGGGAGGGGTAG
- a CDS encoding alpha/beta fold hydrolase translates to MSLGAFVSGWAGYAALYPRLAQALDFVVPFVDADEAGLAARLAGGGQVLVAWSTGAHMVLRLRAGLFPLFRRVVLVAPFVAFCDYVPREPVRAMREAVAAEGPRRTVRAFHRSCGLRGALPEAPEAHGPALARGLDYLLTSRAVLAAGEDGARVRVVHGAGDRVLPLEASAHVAGLLSGSWRSLVDAGHHVPEDILMAILHEETGCDAFQPRG, encoded by the coding sequence GCCTGGCGCAGGCCCTGGACTTCGTGGTGCCCTTCGTGGACGCCGACGAGGCCGGGCTGGCGGCGCGGCTGGCGGGCGGCGGGCAGGTGCTGGTGGCGTGGTCCACGGGGGCGCACATGGTGCTGCGCCTGCGGGCCGGGCTGTTCCCGCTGTTCCGCCGGGTGGTGCTGGTGGCGCCTTTCGTGGCCTTTTGCGACTACGTGCCCCGCGAGCCGGTGCGGGCCATGCGCGAGGCCGTGGCCGCCGAGGGGCCCCGGCGCACGGTGCGCGCCTTCCACCGCTCCTGCGGGCTGCGCGGGGCGTTGCCCGAGGCCCCCGAGGCCCACGGCCCGGCCCTGGCCCGGGGCCTGGACTACCTGCTGACCTCGCGCGCCGTGCTGGCCGCCGGGGAGGACGGCGCGCGGGTGCGCGTGGTCCACGGCGCGGGCGACCGCGTGCTGCCCCTGGAGGCCTCGGCCCACGTGGCCGGGCTGCTGTCCGGCTCCTGGCGTTCGCTGGTGGACGCCGGGCACCATGTTCCCGAAGACATCCTCATGGCCATCCTGCATGAAGAAACGGGTTGCGACGCGTTTCAGCCGCGCGGCTGA
- a CDS encoding helix-turn-helix transcriptional regulator, translating to MKGYDTIPDTVLRRLKQVGENIRVARLNRNYTAEKLAALAGTNRETLRRIENGHPGVGIGYVASVLWALQLDEDLGLIAAPDRDALGLTLAAPARGRRARTAQDGAKYDF from the coding sequence GTGAAGGGCTACGACACCATCCCGGACACCGTACTCCGGCGGCTCAAGCAGGTTGGCGAGAACATCCGGGTCGCCCGCCTCAACCGGAATTACACCGCCGAAAAGCTCGCCGCGCTGGCCGGGACGAACCGGGAAACCCTGCGCCGCATCGAGAACGGCCACCCGGGCGTGGGCATCGGGTATGTGGCGAGCGTGCTGTGGGCCTTGCAGCTCGACGAGGACCTGGGGCTGATCGCCGCGCCGGACCGGGACGCCCTGGGCCTGACGCTGGCGGCCCCGGCCCGGGGCAGGCGCGCCAGAACGGCGCAGGACGGCGCAAAGTATGACTTCTGA
- the proC gene encoding pyrroline-5-carboxylate reductase, with amino-acid sequence MTCIGFIGVGNMGSAIIRGLAPRGDVTLMGYDLNSASLAALAPVGLRAAASPRELAEGCDIVLLAVKPHQVKAVLEEIGPALNPGRTVLSIAAGVTMKKLVKWADPAPVVRVMPNTPAMVGAGVFALCLEDDRLGQERKDFLVALFQGLGQVHVLPEKLFDAFTAVAGSGPAYVFYFMEAVIEAGVTLGLTRQQATEMVQGLFTGSAKLAAESGQHVSVLREMVCSPAGTTIAALNAFDKKAVRAAIVKGVLKSAKRSQELGD; translated from the coding sequence ATGACCTGCATCGGCTTCATCGGCGTGGGCAACATGGGCAGCGCCATCATCCGCGGCCTGGCCCCGCGCGGCGACGTGACCCTGATGGGCTACGACCTGAACTCCGCGAGCCTTGCGGCCCTGGCCCCCGTGGGCCTGCGCGCCGCCGCCTCGCCCCGGGAGCTGGCCGAGGGCTGCGACATCGTCCTGCTGGCCGTGAAGCCGCACCAGGTCAAGGCCGTGCTGGAGGAGATCGGCCCGGCCCTGAACCCGGGGCGCACCGTGCTGTCCATCGCGGCGGGCGTGACCATGAAGAAGCTCGTCAAATGGGCCGACCCGGCCCCGGTGGTCCGAGTGATGCCCAACACCCCGGCCATGGTCGGCGCCGGGGTCTTCGCCCTGTGCCTGGAGGACGACCGCCTGGGCCAGGAGCGCAAGGACTTCCTGGTGGCCCTCTTCCAGGGCCTGGGCCAGGTCCATGTGCTGCCCGAAAAGCTCTTCGACGCCTTCACGGCGGTGGCGGGCTCGGGCCCGGCCTACGTGTTCTACTTCATGGAGGCCGTCATCGAGGCGGGCGTGACCCTGGGGCTCACGCGCCAGCAGGCCACCGAGATGGTCCAGGGCCTGTTCACGGGCTCGGCCAAGCTGGCCGCCGAGTCCGGCCAGCACGTCAGCGTGCTGCGCGAAATGGTCTGCTCCCCGGCGGGCACGACCATCGCAGCCCTGAACGCCTTCGACAAGAAGGCCGTGCGCGCCGCCATCGTCAAGGGCGTGCTCAAGTCCGCCAAGCGCAGCCAGGAGCTGGGCGACTAG
- a CDS encoding RelA/SpoT family protein: protein MIRITDILDRCSYLPEADRALIQKAYVFSAAAHAGQVRLSGEPYLSHPLDVAYELAGMRLDGATIAAGLLHDTVEDTKAEVEEIDAQFGEDVADIVDGVTKISQMQMSFDSKEEAQAENMRKMIMAMSEDIRVLLVKLCDRLHNMRTLDFQKPHKRKLISQETMDIYAPLANRLGLHLLKTELEDLAFKHIRPDVSDQVTKGLDHYAENGRDYIERVVQLILRKLKDNGIKADVSGRVKHVYSTWRKMEQQGLTLDEVHDLIAFRVVVATIKDCYAVLGLVHADWKPVPGRFKDYISMPKANMYQSLHTTVVGPEGERIEIQIRTEEMHKLAELGVAAHWSYKEKGSIKTASRDMERYSWLRQIMDWQKDEADPKEFMKSLRFDLFKDEVYVFTPKGQVRELPDGATPVDFAYLIHSEVGDHCAGAKINGRLVPLSRKLRNGDTIEIITDKNRRPSRDWLKFIKTAKARTRVKHFIRTEERARAIALGHEMLEKEGRRMGVNVAKVHKEGLLGPVAEFFSFKDVEELFASVGYSRLTPRQVLNRLVPRLDEDERKEVRRPEDGARRTPAPGADKPAERPAAPGEKISIKGVDDVLVRFSKCCNPVPGDAIIGYISRGRGVTVHTTDCPNVQTMEPERLLAVSWEGQQEQPFPAKIRVVCRNARGMLSRIASALDKVDVNIDAGAFNSNVDGNSELHLTIEVRDTDHLYLALNKLSSLENVLEAVREAGKGEG, encoded by the coding sequence ATGATCCGCATCACGGACATTCTCGACCGTTGCAGCTACCTGCCCGAAGCGGACAGGGCGCTGATCCAGAAGGCCTACGTGTTCTCCGCCGCGGCCCACGCCGGGCAGGTGCGCCTGTCCGGCGAGCCGTATCTCTCGCACCCGCTGGACGTGGCCTACGAGCTGGCCGGGATGCGCCTGGACGGCGCGACCATCGCCGCCGGGCTCCTGCACGACACGGTGGAGGACACCAAGGCCGAGGTGGAGGAGATCGACGCGCAGTTCGGCGAGGACGTGGCCGACATCGTGGACGGCGTGACCAAGATCAGCCAGATGCAGATGTCCTTCGACTCCAAGGAGGAAGCCCAGGCCGAGAACATGCGCAAGATGATCATGGCCATGAGCGAGGACATCCGCGTGCTCCTGGTCAAGCTGTGCGACCGCCTGCACAACATGCGCACCCTGGACTTCCAGAAGCCCCACAAGCGCAAGCTCATCTCCCAGGAGACCATGGACATCTACGCGCCCCTGGCCAACCGCCTGGGGCTGCACCTGCTCAAGACCGAGCTGGAAGACCTGGCCTTCAAGCACATCCGCCCCGACGTGTCCGACCAGGTGACCAAGGGGCTGGACCACTACGCCGAGAACGGGCGCGACTACATCGAGCGCGTGGTGCAGCTCATCCTGCGCAAGCTCAAGGACAACGGCATCAAGGCCGACGTGTCGGGCCGGGTCAAGCACGTCTACAGCACCTGGCGCAAGATGGAGCAGCAGGGTCTGACCCTGGACGAGGTCCACGACCTCATCGCCTTCCGCGTGGTGGTGGCGACCATCAAGGACTGCTACGCCGTGCTCGGCCTGGTCCACGCCGACTGGAAGCCCGTGCCCGGGCGCTTCAAGGACTACATTTCCATGCCCAAGGCCAACATGTACCAGTCGTTGCATACGACCGTGGTCGGGCCCGAGGGCGAGCGCATCGAGATCCAGATCCGCACCGAGGAGATGCACAAGCTGGCCGAGCTGGGCGTGGCGGCCCACTGGAGCTACAAGGAAAAGGGCTCGATAAAGACCGCCAGCCGCGACATGGAGCGCTACTCCTGGCTGCGGCAGATCATGGACTGGCAAAAGGACGAGGCCGACCCCAAGGAGTTCATGAAATCGCTGCGCTTCGACCTGTTCAAGGACGAAGTGTATGTGTTCACGCCCAAGGGCCAGGTGCGCGAGCTGCCCGACGGCGCCACGCCCGTGGATTTTGCCTACCTCATCCACTCCGAGGTGGGCGACCACTGCGCCGGGGCCAAGATCAACGGGCGGCTGGTGCCCCTGTCGCGCAAGCTGCGCAACGGCGACACCATCGAGATCATCACCGACAAGAACCGCCGCCCCAGTCGCGACTGGCTGAAGTTCATCAAGACCGCCAAGGCCCGCACGCGCGTCAAGCACTTCATCCGCACCGAGGAGCGCGCCCGGGCCATCGCCCTGGGCCACGAAATGCTGGAGAAGGAAGGCCGGCGCATGGGCGTCAACGTGGCCAAGGTCCACAAGGAAGGCCTGCTGGGCCCGGTGGCCGAGTTCTTTTCCTTCAAGGACGTGGAGGAGCTGTTCGCCTCGGTGGGCTATTCGCGGCTGACCCCGCGCCAGGTGCTCAACCGGCTGGTGCCGCGCCTGGACGAGGACGAGCGCAAGGAGGTGCGCCGCCCCGAGGACGGCGCCCGCCGCACCCCGGCCCCGGGGGCGGACAAGCCCGCCGAGCGCCCCGCCGCCCCTGGCGAGAAGATCAGCATCAAGGGCGTGGACGACGTGCTGGTGCGCTTCTCCAAGTGCTGCAACCCCGTGCCCGGCGACGCGATCATCGGCTACATCAGCCGGGGCCGGGGCGTGACCGTGCACACCACCGACTGCCCCAACGTGCAGACCATGGAGCCCGAGCGGCTTTTGGCCGTGAGTTGGGAGGGCCAGCAGGAACAGCCCTTCCCGGCCAAGATCCGCGTGGTCTGCCGCAACGCGCGCGGCATGCTCTCACGCATCGCCTCCGCCCTGGACAAGGTGGACGTGAACATCGACGCGGGCGCCTTCAATTCCAACGTGGACGGCAACAGCGAACTGCACCTGACCATCGAGGTCCGCGACACCGACCACCTCTACCTGGCGCTGAACAAGCTTTCATCACTGGAAAACGTGCTGGAAGCCGTGCGCGAGGCGGGCAAGGGGGAGGGGTGA
- a CDS encoding type II toxin-antitoxin system HipA family toxin gives MTSEATVYIHLPGDGFVPAGILEFLPARNQSVFTYGRRYVQRPNAVPIDPVHLPLSFTGQAVTPRGVPMFNALRDAAPDRWGRKVLGLLAGRPAETLTEFELLTAHHSPRRIGALAFGPSPTSGPQSMAPWAGAQDLFARDEAQLRELAPLVERIAGASEEELADLRGALPDDAFLKALTSLYSVGGARPKAMVEFEGEPWIAKFPKGDDAWNEPLVEHATMTLAARCGLDVAATRIAQVGGATVLLVRRFDRDREGQPQHIVSGFTVMDVQEDGDWGSYQDLALAARRLGDDKAAQELFRRMAFNALCANTDDHPRNHAFFVTRNQVRLTPAYDLVPRQTRAARYDLALRCGTYGPEASTRNLLSATAPFGLPPAQARQILDEMRDVVAGWRTHFTQLGVPPRDMEELSQRFQAR, from the coding sequence ATGACTTCTGAAGCCACCGTGTACATTCATCTGCCCGGGGACGGCTTCGTGCCTGCGGGCATCCTCGAATTCCTCCCCGCCCGGAACCAGAGCGTCTTCACCTATGGCCGCCGCTACGTGCAGCGGCCCAACGCGGTGCCCATCGACCCCGTGCACCTGCCGCTCTCCTTCACCGGCCAGGCCGTGACGCCCCGGGGGGTGCCGATGTTCAACGCGCTGCGCGACGCCGCGCCCGACCGCTGGGGCCGGAAGGTGCTGGGCCTGCTGGCCGGGCGCCCCGCCGAAACCCTCACCGAGTTCGAGCTGCTGACCGCCCACCACAGCCCCCGGCGCATCGGGGCCCTGGCCTTCGGCCCGTCGCCAACCTCGGGCCCGCAAAGCATGGCCCCCTGGGCGGGCGCGCAGGACCTCTTCGCCCGCGACGAGGCGCAGCTCCGCGAACTGGCGCCCCTTGTCGAACGCATCGCGGGCGCCTCCGAGGAGGAGCTGGCCGACCTGCGCGGCGCGCTGCCCGACGACGCCTTCCTGAAGGCCCTGACCTCGCTCTACAGCGTCGGCGGCGCGCGCCCCAAGGCCATGGTCGAATTCGAGGGCGAACCCTGGATCGCCAAGTTCCCCAAGGGCGACGACGCCTGGAACGAACCCCTGGTGGAGCACGCCACCATGACCCTGGCCGCCCGGTGCGGGCTCGACGTGGCCGCGACCCGGATCGCCCAGGTGGGCGGGGCCACCGTCCTGCTGGTCCGGCGCTTCGACCGCGACCGGGAGGGCCAGCCGCAACACATCGTTTCCGGGTTCACCGTCATGGACGTGCAGGAGGACGGCGACTGGGGCAGCTACCAGGACCTGGCCCTGGCCGCCCGGCGCCTGGGCGACGACAAGGCCGCGCAGGAGCTGTTCAGGCGCATGGCCTTCAACGCCCTGTGCGCCAACACCGACGACCACCCCCGCAACCACGCCTTTTTCGTCACCCGCAACCAGGTGCGCCTGACCCCGGCCTACGACCTGGTGCCGCGGCAGACCCGCGCGGCCCGCTACGACCTGGCGCTGCGCTGCGGCACCTACGGCCCCGAAGCCTCCACCCGCAACCTCCTGAGCGCCACCGCCCCCTTCGGCCTGCCCCCGGCCCAGGCACGCCAAATCCTGGACGAAATGCGCGACGTCGTTGCAGGCTGGCGCACCCACTTCACCCAACTCGGCGTCCCGCCCAGGGACATGGAAGAGCTGTCGCAAAGATTTCAGGCAAGGTAG
- a CDS encoding peptide-binding protein, protein MPDRRFFSCFFLVLGLLLWGCDSAPEGQRPADGPGKAVAIPETPEDGGTYVTASIGEPSNLIPPLASDSASHEVASLLYVSLLKYNKNLEIEPRAAKSFEVLDGGRLIRFELRPGILWNDGQELTAEDVEFTYKLYIDPEVPTAYAESYKQVREFKITGRYTFEVRYDKPLARALTSWMLDILPKHVLENQNILDTPFARAPVGAGPYRLTEWTQGSRLVLTANPDYFEGRPHFDRVIYRIIPDQATMFMELKARNLDLMDLTPQQYSFQTSGPDWEANFRKYQYLSFGYTYVGYNLSNPMFADVRVRRAFAHAIDKQAIVKGVLLGLGQPTIGPYKPGTWVYNDAIRDYPFDPEAARALLAGAGWTDTNGDGVLDKDGRPFEFTLMTNQGNESRIKAATIIQANLAAIGVRVKIRTVEWSAFIKEFIDKGRFEALVMGWNIIIDPDLYNVWHSSQAEPGGLNFVGYKNPELDALLDEGRHLLGQAERKAVYDKVQQLLHEDQPYTFLYCPLALPVVAARIQGIEPAPAGISHNFEKWWIPKALQRSTMQQ, encoded by the coding sequence ATGCCCGACAGACGTTTCTTTTCCTGCTTTTTCCTTGTGTTGGGCCTGCTGCTTTGGGGCTGCGACTCCGCCCCCGAGGGGCAGCGGCCCGCAGACGGTCCGGGCAAGGCCGTGGCGATACCCGAAACCCCCGAGGACGGCGGCACCTACGTCACCGCCAGCATCGGCGAGCCGTCGAACCTCATCCCGCCCCTGGCTTCGGATTCGGCCTCCCATGAGGTGGCCAGTCTGTTATATGTCTCGCTGCTCAAGTACAACAAGAATCTTGAAATAGAGCCCCGGGCGGCCAAATCCTTCGAAGTGCTCGACGGCGGGCGGCTCATCCGCTTCGAGCTGCGCCCCGGCATCCTGTGGAACGACGGCCAGGAGCTGACCGCCGAGGACGTGGAGTTCACCTACAAGCTCTACATCGACCCCGAGGTGCCCACGGCCTATGCCGAGAGCTACAAGCAGGTCAGGGAGTTCAAGATCACGGGCCGCTACACCTTCGAGGTGCGTTACGACAAGCCCCTGGCCCGGGCCCTGACCTCGTGGATGCTCGACATCCTGCCCAAGCACGTGCTGGAGAACCAGAACATCTTGGACACGCCGTTTGCCCGCGCGCCCGTGGGCGCCGGGCCCTACCGGCTCACGGAGTGGACCCAGGGCAGCCGCCTGGTGCTCACGGCCAACCCCGACTACTTCGAGGGCCGCCCGCACTTCGACCGCGTGATCTACCGCATCATCCCCGACCAGGCGACCATGTTCATGGAGCTCAAGGCCCGCAACCTCGACCTCATGGACCTGACCCCCCAGCAGTACAGCTTCCAGACCAGCGGGCCGGACTGGGAGGCCAATTTCCGCAAGTACCAGTATCTGTCCTTCGGCTACACCTATGTGGGCTACAACCTGTCCAACCCCATGTTCGCCGACGTGCGCGTGCGCCGGGCGTTCGCCCACGCCATCGACAAGCAGGCCATCGTCAAGGGCGTGCTGCTGGGCCTGGGCCAGCCGACCATCGGCCCCTACAAGCCCGGCACCTGGGTCTACAACGACGCCATCCGCGACTATCCCTTCGACCCCGAGGCCGCCCGGGCGCTCCTGGCCGGGGCGGGCTGGACGGACACCAACGGCGACGGCGTGCTGGACAAGGACGGGCGGCCCTTCGAGTTCACCCTGATGACCAACCAGGGCAACGAGTCGCGCATCAAGGCCGCGACCATCATCCAGGCCAACCTGGCCGCCATCGGCGTGCGCGTGAAGATCCGCACCGTGGAGTGGTCGGCCTTCATCAAGGAGTTCATCGACAAGGGCCGCTTCGAGGCCCTGGTCATGGGCTGGAACATCATCATCGACCCCGACCTGTACAACGTGTGGCATTCCTCCCAGGCCGAGCCCGGCGGGCTGAACTTCGTGGGCTACAAGAACCCCGAGCTCGACGCCCTGCTGGACGAGGGCCGCCACCTGCTGGGCCAGGCCGAGCGCAAGGCCGTGTACGACAAGGTCCAGCAGCTCCTGCACGAGGACCAGCCCTACACGTTCCTGTACTGCCCCCTGGCGCTGCCCGTGGTGGCCGCGCGCATCCAGGGCATCGAGCCCGCCCCGGCGGGCATCAGCCACAACTTCGAGAAGTGGTGGATTCCCAAGGCACTCCAGCGTTCCACCATGCAGCAGTAG